A single region of the Candidatus Melainabacteria bacterium genome encodes:
- a CDS encoding phospholipid carrier-dependent glycosyltransferase: protein MSNTIDHDVTVASKSESADAPWRQLRIFLLPATVLFFAALVPIWFAFEHRIPTIDESGHILNAFAYADLFRHPRLLQPEWWHHFLTVNSFYPPFAHMTNGLFKAIWGSSRAVDIAVLTLFNVVLTLSTYGITKHLTRSYVAAVLSAVIINLYPELALLNRAFWLDFPLTAMVGLGLFSLFHFRVNPTWKRALLAGLCLGAACMTKQIAVAYLILPAAVVFFERVIGHRKSYADAGKLVMAGFITGALSAPWFLLNAAKARLMADDCAVHITHTQSFAENLLHYAQVLPATMSPLLMAVFIVGLFAARNIVARQLYPLLFSAIGGVAAVSTLGWILPKPQYIAPALITAAVVSGCFLGLLIENRNTLLKRCGWLILAAATLQIISLEFAPYPLSSPQWISNFGRAAGNTISEPRLGITFVNPRPDVDWGQYWAMREIEKVDKGHKVYLNILSNSPDLNVHTFELIAHDLNSTVVPTTSRNYTIGGDEVHFTPAEALYYQWYLLQSENHYQGFVDPASKKAFEQLIRFVQTGEHFTQVGSHQLPDGSRLSLYRQK, encoded by the coding sequence GTGTCCAACACGATCGATCATGATGTTACTGTCGCCTCGAAATCCGAGTCGGCTGATGCTCCGTGGCGGCAGTTGAGAATCTTTCTGTTGCCGGCAACAGTTTTGTTCTTTGCAGCTCTGGTTCCGATTTGGTTTGCGTTTGAGCACAGAATTCCGACTATCGATGAATCGGGACATATTCTCAATGCTTTCGCTTACGCCGATTTATTCAGGCACCCGCGGCTGCTGCAACCAGAATGGTGGCATCACTTTCTTACAGTAAACAGTTTTTACCCGCCTTTTGCACATATGACAAATGGTCTGTTTAAGGCAATCTGGGGCTCGAGTCGGGCTGTCGATATCGCTGTGCTGACTTTGTTCAATGTGGTGCTTACGCTCAGCACCTACGGTATTACAAAACACTTGACTCGCTCTTATGTTGCGGCAGTGCTTTCAGCAGTCATCATCAATCTCTATCCTGAGCTGGCTCTACTCAATCGCGCCTTCTGGCTCGATTTCCCGCTCACAGCTATGGTTGGATTAGGACTGTTCTCCCTTTTCCACTTTCGGGTTAATCCGACCTGGAAACGCGCCCTGTTAGCGGGTCTCTGTTTGGGCGCAGCTTGCATGACCAAGCAGATAGCCGTCGCCTATCTTATCCTACCGGCGGCAGTTGTTTTTTTTGAGCGCGTTATTGGACACAGGAAATCGTATGCGGATGCGGGCAAATTAGTAATGGCTGGTTTTATCACCGGTGCCCTGAGTGCTCCCTGGTTTCTTTTGAACGCGGCAAAAGCTCGATTGATGGCTGATGATTGCGCCGTGCATATCACACATACACAATCATTCGCTGAGAATTTGCTGCACTATGCGCAAGTTCTTCCAGCCACAATGTCACCGCTTTTGATGGCAGTGTTTATTGTGGGATTGTTTGCCGCGCGAAACATTGTCGCGCGACAACTCTATCCTCTACTGTTCTCTGCGATAGGTGGTGTGGCTGCGGTTAGCACACTGGGCTGGATTTTGCCAAAACCTCAATACATTGCACCAGCTCTGATTACTGCTGCAGTTGTTTCAGGCTGCTTCCTTGGTCTCTTAATCGAGAATCGCAATACCTTGTTGAAGAGATGTGGTTGGTTGATTCTTGCAGCTGCGACATTGCAAATAATCTCTCTGGAGTTTGCACCTTATCCGCTATCATCGCCGCAGTGGATCAGCAACTTCGGCAGAGCCGCCGGGAACACAATTTCTGAGCCGCGACTCGGGATAACCTTTGTCAATCCGCGCCCGGACGTCGATTGGGGTCAATACTGGGCAATGAGAGAGATTGAGAAAGTAGATAAAGGCCATAAGGTTTATTTGAATATTCTTTCCAACTCGCCAGACTTAAATGTGCATACCTTTGAGTTGATCGCACATGATCTAAACAGCACTGTCGTTCCGACGACTTCTCGAAATTACACCATTGGTGGTGACGAGGTGCACTTTACGCCTGCTGAAGCCTTGTATTACCAGTGGTATTTATTGCAAAGCGAAAATCACTACCAGGGTTTTGTTGATCCGGCATCGAAAAAGGCGTTCGAGCAGTTGATACGCTTCGTTCAAACAGGAGAGCACTTTACCCAGGTCGGCAGTCATCAACTGCCTGATGGCAGCAGGCTGAGCCTGTACAGGCAGAAGTGA
- a CDS encoding Gfo/Idh/MocA family oxidoreductase: protein MNVAIIGCGLIGHKRAKNLNGHNLVVAADVDMDRAEALARLYPETIPMQSWEAAVSHENVEVVIVATTPDNLARVTLAALQAGKHVLVDKPAARHYEELDAVVELAEQKNLKVRTGFNHRFHPAIRKAKKIVDSGEIGQLMFIRGRYGHGGRPGYEKEWRADPAIGGGGELLDQGMHMIDLSRWFLGDFVHVDGYVKTYFWQMPVEDNGFMMLRTKRDQMAWLHVSWTEWKNTFSLEIYGQHGKLQIDGLGGSYGTEQLAFYKMLPQLGPPETTIWQFPGEDLSWSLEFKEFIKDIEQDRDPEPSARDAREALRIVNTIYERTVEAVAGGIQ from the coding sequence ATGAACGTAGCGATTATTGGATGCGGACTGATTGGCCACAAACGAGCGAAAAACTTGAACGGGCACAACCTGGTCGTAGCTGCAGATGTGGACATGGACAGAGCCGAAGCGCTGGCGCGCCTCTACCCTGAAACGATTCCGATGCAGTCATGGGAAGCGGCAGTTTCGCACGAGAACGTTGAAGTTGTGATCGTTGCGACCACTCCTGACAATCTAGCACGCGTCACCCTGGCTGCACTGCAAGCAGGCAAGCATGTGCTCGTAGACAAACCAGCAGCGCGACACTATGAGGAGCTGGACGCGGTTGTCGAACTGGCTGAACAGAAGAATCTCAAAGTCAGAACCGGCTTTAATCACAGATTCCACCCCGCCATACGCAAAGCAAAAAAGATCGTCGATTCCGGCGAGATTGGGCAATTGATGTTCATTCGCGGTCGCTACGGACATGGCGGACGACCAGGTTACGAGAAAGAATGGCGCGCCGATCCTGCCATCGGTGGTGGTGGCGAGCTGCTGGACCAGGGCATGCACATGATTGACTTGTCGCGCTGGTTTCTTGGCGATTTCGTGCACGTCGATGGCTACGTCAAAACATACTTCTGGCAAATGCCGGTGGAAGACAACGGTTTCATGATGCTGCGCACTAAACGAGATCAAATGGCATGGTTACATGTGAGCTGGACCGAGTGGAAGAACACTTTCTCTCTGGAGATTTACGGACAGCACGGTAAGCTACAGATTGACGGACTGGGCGGCAGCTACGGTACAGAGCAGCTTGCCTTCTACAAAATGTTGCCGCAATTAGGTCCTCCAGAAACGACCATCTGGCAATTTCCAGGAGAGGACCTGTCGTGGAGCCTGGAATTTAAAGAATTCATCAAAGACATAGAGCAAGACCGCGACCCGGAACCGAGCGCCAGAGATGCAAGAGAAGCGCTGCGCATCGTAAATACGATTTATGAGAGGACCGTCGAAGCAGTTGCAGGGGGTATTCAATGA
- a CDS encoding galactokinase, protein MIIARSPLRISIGGGGTDLPSYYEQHGGFLIAGAIDRYVYITLHQTFGDDMIIKYSQMERVRDVESIQHPIIREAVKLLEIEELNLELTSMADIPAGTGLGSSGSFATALLKVLHHYKKNLIHPKELAEQACHIEIDLLKEPIGKQDQYIASYGGINCFEFARNGEVKAWPLKLSNEDLFNFEDNLLLFFTGYSRSAGSILEEQDKKTKGSDSEMVENLHFVKDLGLQIKDALESGNLHQFGLLMNEHWQYKKRRSGAMTNKDIDDWYELALKNGAVGGKLIGAGGGGFLMFYTEEKVKLRHSMRNAGLTEVRFRFDFEGTKIVV, encoded by the coding sequence ATGATTATCGCGCGCAGTCCGCTTCGCATATCAATCGGTGGTGGTGGCACAGACCTGCCTTCATACTATGAGCAACACGGCGGATTCCTCATAGCAGGCGCAATCGACAGATACGTCTACATCACACTGCATCAGACATTCGGCGATGACATGATCATCAAGTACTCGCAGATGGAAAGAGTCCGCGATGTCGAATCCATTCAACATCCGATTATTCGCGAGGCTGTGAAACTACTCGAAATTGAAGAATTGAACCTCGAATTGACGAGCATGGCAGACATACCAGCGGGCACGGGACTTGGTTCCTCGGGCAGTTTCGCGACCGCGCTGTTGAAAGTTTTGCATCACTACAAAAAGAATCTGATCCATCCGAAAGAACTGGCAGAGCAAGCCTGTCATATCGAAATTGATTTATTGAAAGAACCGATAGGGAAACAAGATCAGTACATAGCCTCATATGGCGGTATCAATTGCTTCGAATTCGCCAGAAACGGAGAAGTTAAAGCCTGGCCCCTCAAACTATCGAACGAAGATCTGTTCAACTTCGAAGACAACCTGCTGCTCTTCTTTACCGGCTACTCTCGCTCAGCCGGTTCAATCTTGGAAGAACAAGATAAAAAGACGAAAGGTTCAGATAGCGAAATGGTAGAGAACCTGCACTTCGTAAAAGACCTCGGTCTGCAGATCAAAGATGCGCTCGAAAGCGGCAACTTGCATCAATTTGGGCTGCTCATGAACGAGCACTGGCAGTACAAGAAACGGCGATCCGGTGCGATGACCAACAAAGACATCGACGACTGGTACGAACTGGCACTTAAAAATGGCGCAGTCGGTGGCAAACTGATCGGCGCCGGTGGCGGTGGCTTCCTAATGTTCTATACGGAAGAAAAGGTGAAGCTTCGTCACTCCATGCGCAACGCCGGGCTCACGGAAGTGCGTTTCCGCTTTGATTTCGAGGGAACAAAAATTGTCGTCTGA
- a CDS encoding nucleotidyl transferase — translation MISREQKLSSDFPPTIILAGGVATRLGAIAETTPKAMMPIAGTPFIDYQLRLLAEQHVDEVILSVAHLAGQIEEFVGDGSRYGISIKYAYDGPKRLGTGGAILAALDTVPDNFGILYGDTYLDIEFAPVYKAFLKSGKKGLMTVLQNKNSWDKSNVLFENGEIKVYRKHNPTAEMQHIDYGLSILSKSCFSEFKPDETFDLSQVFERCIDLGDMAGFEVRKRFYEIGTPASLAETEQYLLDRAQSRN, via the coding sequence TTGATTTCGAGGGAACAAAAATTGTCGTCTGACTTTCCGCCAACGATCATACTGGCTGGCGGCGTTGCCACCAGGCTCGGTGCCATCGCGGAAACGACGCCCAAGGCAATGATGCCCATTGCCGGAACGCCGTTCATAGATTATCAGCTCAGACTGCTTGCCGAACAACATGTAGACGAAGTCATACTGAGCGTTGCACATCTTGCCGGACAGATAGAAGAATTCGTCGGCGACGGTTCTCGCTATGGCATTTCGATCAAGTACGCGTACGATGGTCCCAAAAGACTGGGCACAGGTGGCGCAATTCTCGCAGCGCTTGACACAGTCCCGGATAATTTCGGCATTCTATACGGCGACACCTATCTGGACATTGAATTCGCACCTGTATACAAAGCCTTTCTCAAGAGCGGTAAGAAGGGCTTGATGACAGTGCTTCAGAACAAAAACAGCTGGGACAAAAGCAACGTCCTATTCGAAAACGGTGAAATAAAGGTTTACCGCAAACACAATCCGACTGCTGAAATGCAGCATATTGACTACGGTTTGTCGATTTTAAGCAAATCCTGCTTCTCAGAATTCAAACCGGACGAAACCTTTGACCTATCGCAGGTTTTCGAACGCTGTATCGACCTCGGCGATATGGCGGGCTTCGAAGTAAGAAAACGTTTCTACGAAATCGGAACCCCAGCCAGTCTCGCCGAAACCGAACAATATCTGTTGGACCGTGCCCAGTCT